One part of the Pecten maximus chromosome 9, xPecMax1.1, whole genome shotgun sequence genome encodes these proteins:
- the LOC117334382 gene encoding MAM and LDL-receptor class A domain-containing protein 1-like, producing MYCSCNFVVNLTSFVIIFLGVGLHGLSCDFDNGLCDWLQINRDQFDWREKIGRSPEGTSGPLSDHTGNGSYVYVSGGDSQGPQTVAILSSPSFYLTSPTVFSFWYHMNGVGIGNLSLLVTDMYGDRVILWSKHGRQGPDWQQATLHFDISVAKVEFVASAKYHYNAIIAVDDIKVNIEPVEVAGVTSVTDGYTSRGPIPSGQFPDCHFDQSMCMWQQSTTDELDWHRVQGSSPDRISGPTVDHTSGNGHYLLLVGHEARTAAWSAHLFSPLISVYGATKMTFWFHMNGIGIGHLRLIKRTMNAMESVIWTANGRQGTDWQKAEVILHPGRYQLIFEASAKLHYGSDLAIDDITIDPHPEL from the exons ATGTATTGTTCTTGTAACTTCGTGGTGAATCTTACtagttttgtgattattttCCTCGGGGTCG GTCTACACGGCCTGAGCTGTGATTTTGACAACGGACTTTGCGATTGGCTCCAAATTAACAGAGACCAATTCGACTGGAGGGAGAAAATCGGTCGATCTCCAGAGGGAACTTCCGGTCCTCTGTCCGATCACACCGGAA ATGGCAGTTATGTTTACGTTTCGGGGGGAGATAGTCAGGGCCCTCAGACAGTCGCCATTCTTTCGAGCCCTTCTTTTTACCTAACATCGCCCACTGTGTTCTCTTTCTGGTATCACATGAACGGAGTAGGGATTGGGAACCTGTCGCTCCTGGTCACCGACATGTACGGGGACCGGGTAATCCTGTGGAGTAAACATGGTCGCCAGGGCCCAGATTGGCAACAAGCTACACTCCATTTCGACATATCTGTGGCAAAA GTTGAATTTGTTGCCAGTGCAAAGTACCATTATAACGCAATAATTGCTGTTGATGACATCAAAGTAAATATCGAACCTGTTG AAGTTGCAGGAGTGACATCAGTCACCGATGGATATACAAGCAGAGGGCCAATACCAAGTG GTCAATTTCCTGATTGTCATTTTGACCAGTCCATGTGCATGTGGCAACAATCTACAACAGACGAGCTTGATTGGCATAGGGTTCAAGGTTCATCTCCTGATCGAATATCCGGTCCAACAGTAGACCACACTTCCGGAA ATGGTCATTACCTCCTACTTGTGGGTCACGAGGCCCGAACTGCAGCCTGGTCAGCACACCTCTTCAGTCCACTTATCTCTGTGTACGGCGCCACAAAGATGACTTTTTGGTTCCACATGAACGGTATTGGAATTGGACATCTGCGCTTGATCAAACGAACGATGAACGCAATGGAATCCGTGATATGGACAGCGAACGGAAGACAGGGCACTGATTGGCAAAAAGCGGAAGTTATTCTCCATCCAGGAAGATATCAG CTGATATTTGAAGCTTCTGCAAAGCTCCATTACGGCAGCGATTTGGCGATAGACGATATTACAATCGATCCTCATCCTGAACTT TAA
- the LOC117333881 gene encoding melanoma-associated antigen E1-like has product MLRTIFTNILLNTQNVTPGHGSKTPYLVTPVHGSETPYLVTPGHGSETPYLVTPGHGSNTPYLVKHGHGSETPYLVKPGHGSETPYLVTPGHGSETPYLVTPGHGSDRPYLVKPGHGSETPYLVTPGHGSETPYLVTPGHGSETPYLVKPGHGSETPYLVTPRHGSETPYLVKPGHGSETPYLVKPGHGSETPYLVKPGHGSETPYLVTPGQGSATPYLVTPGHGSETPYLVTHGQGSETPYLITPGQGSETSYLVTPGHGSETPYLVTPGHGSETPYLVTPGHGSETPYLVTPGHGSETPYLVTPGHRSDIPYLVTPGHSSETPYLVKPGHGSKTTYLVTPGQGSETPYLVTPGHSSETPYLVTHGHGSDTPYLVTPGHGNETPYLVTPGHGSETSYLVKPGHGSDITYLVTPEHGSETPYLVTPGHGCETPYLVTP; this is encoded by the coding sequence atgttaagGACCATATTCACGAATATATTGCTAAATACACAAaatgtcacacctggacacgGTAGTAAGACACCCTACCTAGTCACACCTGTACACGGTAGTGAGACACCCTACCTAGTCACACCTGGACACGGTAGTGAGACACCCTACCTAGTCACACCTGGACATGGTAGTAACACACCCTACCTAGTCAAACATGGACATGGTAGTGAGACACCCTACCTTGTCAAACCTGGACACGGTAGTGAGACACCCTACCTAGTCACACCTGGACACGGTAGTGAGACACCCTACCTAGTCACACCTGGACACGGTAGTGATAGACCCTACCTAGTCAAACCTGGACATGGTAGTGAGACACCCTACCTAGTCACACCTGGACACGGTAGTGAGACACCCTACCTAGTCACACCTGGACACGGTAGTGAGACACCCTACCTAGTCAAACCTGGACACGGTAGTGAGACACCCTACCTAGTCACACCTCGACACGGTAGTGAGACACCCTACCTAGTCAAACCTGGACACGGTAGTGAGACACCCTACCTAGTCAAACCTGGACACGGTAGTGAGACACCCTACCTAGTCAAACCTGGACACGGTAGTGAGACACCCTACCTAGTCACACCTGGACAGGGTAGTGCGACACCCTACCTAGTCACACCTGGACACGGTAGTGAGACACCCTACCTAGTCACACATGGACAAGGTAGTGAGACACCCTACCTAATCACACCTGGACAAGGTAGTGAGACATCCTACCTAGTCACACCTGGACACGGTAGTGAGACACCCTACCTAGTCACACCTGGACACGGTAGTGAGACACCCTACCTAGTCACACCTGGACACGGTAGTGAGACACCCTACCTAGTCACACCTGGACATGGTAGTGAGACACCCTACCTAGTCACACCTGGACACCGTAGTGACATACCCTACCTAGTCACACCTGGACACAGTAGTGAGACACCCTACCTAGTCAAACCTGGACACGGTAGCAAGACAACCTACCTAGTCACACCTGGACAAGGTAGTGAGACACCCTACCTAGTCACACCTGGTCACAGTAGTGAGACACCCTACCTAGTCACACATGGACACGGTAGTGATACACCCTACCTAGTCACACCTGGACACGGTAATGAGACACCCTACCTAGTCACACCTGGACACGGTAGTGAGACATCCTACCTAGTCAAACCTGGACATGGTAGTGACATAACCTACCTAGTCACACCTGAACACGGTAGTGAGACACCCTATCTAGTCACACCTGGACACGGTTGTGAGACACCCTACCTAGTCACACCTTGA